The DNA region tattttattcttttttttataggcggtgccgagaatcaaacccagtgcctcacacatgctaagcaagcactctaccactgagccacaagcccagccctcttgtgttttaaaataaatataacactCTGAATTCgatgaaaaaaatgttgttttcagAGCTTCAATAAGGAATTTCCCAGTGAAGACCCTAAAACTACTTTTAAatgtggcatttttaaaaatacatacacacataagcTAAAGCcctgagaaataaaatgtaaaaactaaaaagtcATATTGAGCAGAAGCATAGCTCTATCTAGACACCTGGAGTACAAATAACAAACTGTTCATAGCTACTGCCTTCTTATATATTTCACCTGTGCTTATACAAACTAAATACAAACATCActgaacaaaaatttattttaaaaccttcTTTTTTTGGGTATACTTCTGTTATCTTTTTATTaacaggattttaaaaaacaaatttcttaaatagctcttgaaaatatattattcGACCTCTATGTTAACATAATGTTTGAACTTTTAAAGACTATTACTGTTCTTTTGAGGTATGCCTGCTGCCCATGCCTTCATTCCTCTCTCACTACCTCAAAATAAAGACTATTACTTAACACCAACTTTGAATCTCAGAATTCAAGAAGAGAGAACTTAACTACCAACCTGCATTATCTTACCTTTACTAGGCTTGTCTTCTGTTGTATTTGCTAGTAAGGGAGCGGTGAGAACATGCATACAGTGCTTGTAGAAGAAACCAAGAAATTcagtcttttctgttttctaaggaatcaaAAACACTTTCATGAACTTTAACTGCACTggttcccagcagcaataaacaACATGCTAGctatgaaagaggaaaaatgccCATGGCTTACATTGGCAGTGGCTAGCATGTTCTCTGGGTCAACTAAAGTTCGAAGCAGGCCCATAAGTTGGACTGCTCCTCCAAGTTCAGGATCTGTGTCACAAATCATATGTTCTATAATGAGGTTGATGAGCAAAATATCCTGGTGAGAAAAATACACATAAGGATCACTCATTAAACAGAGAATGGGAAAAGCACATATTAAGACACTATAGCATCAGTGAGTTCAAGCTATCATGCTAATACAAACAAAATGCAGTAACTGCCTCACTTCTTTACTAGGACATACTGCAGTGCTTCAAAGTGTGGAACAAAGACAAAGTTTCAGTTTGGTGTCAGTAGATCTGTATGCCTCTCTGATAAAATGCAGCAAACTCATGGGCTTTAAATTAActttaataatgaaaatacttattcactacatttattttaatacagagtccttctatttttgataaatgatatatttcttctccatttatggaaattttaaaaaagtttccctttaaaatacatttaggaAAATAGGTGGCACCTGAATACCTGAAATTGAGGGAAATGCAATTATAGTATTACAGTGCACAAAACAACAAATGTATTATTCAGATTCCAAATGTCAAAGAAAATAGACTGCTGCCTTTCCTGAGGCCCAATTATGACTGGTATTCTTGGCCATagagtaaataaaattgagaggGATTCAGTGAGAGAATTCCATACTTCTGCCTATATATGTAATTGTAGAGTGAACAAGGACAGAGAAAATGTTGACAAAATATGGAAATGGTGATCAAGAGTGAAAATCAAAAAGGcccaggtctgtaatcccagctatgtgGGGAGCTGATGCAGAGGACAGTaaggtttgaggctagcctgaacaacttagtgataccctgtctcaaataaagaGCAGAGGGCATAAATaagtgataaagcactcctggtttcaatccagAGTcctgaagaagaaaacagaaaaaagaaaatgggagtgAAGTACTAAAATGTGATTCATCTGGTAGGTTACATGGTCAACAAGAACAGCCCCATTTTCAGTTATACAGACATATTTGTTCTCAGGACTATTTCATAAAGGAAAAATGAGACTTAACATTCAATAGTTCAAACTGGTATTTTTCTGTAACTACCCtggtacaatttaaaaataaaccttaaacATAGATGTTACTAGccatttcacttcattttgacaccACATCACATTAAGTAGAATCTTTTCAAACAGTAACAAGGGCTATCTTCTTCAATTATAAGAAACACAACAGGCTAGAATTGTGCAGAGATTTATTTTCTAAGGGGATGtagtcttcctccctccctcgaGAAGAATTAGAGGGCAGACCAgcttagtttattctttttttctggtcctggggactgaacccaaggtgctttaccactgagctacatccccagtccttttattttttagttataggtgtgcacaatatctttattttactttatgctgaggattgaacccagtgcctcatacatgctaggtgagcgctctacttctgagccacaacaggcccctagtccttttaattttaaaacagtgtcTCATTAAgatgcttagggtcttgctaaattgtgaggcaggccttgaacttgcaatccccctgcctcagcctcccaagttgttgggattataggcgtacaCCACTATACTTGGTTCAGCTTAGTCTATTCTTAAGTAAAAAGTTATCTATAAAATTTTATGGAGTAAGGAGGAAAACTCAGAAATCACTggttatctgaaaataaagaggAGCACACATATTTTCAGCTCCCATATACATGATAcatcataaaatctgtaagtGTCCTCCATATTACCAGAATATACTCTCTTAGCTGTTTTATAATTGATGTGTCTATTATAATTTCTCACAAATCCTAAGTTCATGTGTGCGTCTGAACAAGACGCAGCTTGTTGTTTATGATTAGGCAATAAACAGTTCCCTAAATACTTTTCAAGGGactatgtaacattttttttggggggtgtagatggacacaacacattgcatttatttttatgtggtgctgaggatcgaacctgggtcctgcccgtgctaggtgagcgctctactgctgagccacaatcccagcccttgtttgttctttcttaaTGATTCTGAGAATCTACTCTAGAAGCCAATGTTTCCTAGGGGAGTTACTCATAATTCTTCCTACAGAAGAATAATTAACTGATTAATTGATTTCAGTAAAATAATACAGAAGTTAACTTCAGagttaagaagaaaaattagtgtcaaaaatttttaaagaaacttaaaCTGAACATTAACAACTGTTGAAAGACAATAAATTTATAAACTAAGATAGGAGCCAATTTAGGGAAAGAATAAAGCCATCTGCCATTACAGCTGTACTTCCCCCAAAGAGCAATAACTTAACTCTTAAAAATGAAACACAGCTATAGCCtcctatgtacaaatatataaacaaaaatataaacagagcTATAGCCTCCTATGTACAAATACTTACTATGCGCGCAAATAATATTTACCTTGCTGGTTATTTTTTGCTCTGTTAACTTCTTACTTACATCATCATTCTGTTGTGCCTCCTGCATGACAAACTCTCGTACCATGGATGGATTATATTCAACCAAGTATGAGAATATATCAGTAGCAGCACTTCGCACCTGTGTATCATCCATACCCTACAGAGAAAGAACACTTCTTCtactaaaattacaaaaacatGGAACTTACGATTATATGAATGTCTAAAACTTTGAACAAATTATAAAACTGCAATATAAAAAAGGTCTAAAATTCTGCTGAATGTAAAACCTCTTATTCTATGGATAAAATTATACCTTCTAACCTACTTGCTCCTGTTTGCCTATTTCatctaatgaaagaaattattacTAAAACTATGGAAAATTCCTTTAATCGAGCTTTCTTTTAATACAGTGTAAGATTTCAATACTAGAATTTCATTGCTTCTTTATGAAACACACAGCTATTATTAAATACTGGCACATATATTTGTGTGGGTATGCGCTCCTCCAACCCTCGTCCCCATTGGggctagaacccagggcctcatgcatactaggcaggcactctatcactgagctttatatctccagcccctaatACCAGCTATATTAAAATACCTACGTTACATAATATGACTTtcgtggttaaaaaaaaaataagtcatttaaaacaaagagaagagaaacaaaCTTACAAGGATGACTTCTAAAGCTGGTAATATGCCCATGTTTGACAAAGTCTTGAAAAAAGCATCTCTGTTTTGAGGTTGTAGCGTTTGAGAAAACgcacaaaattcttttaaaaagttaacctGAAATCAGGATAAATGGTAAATGAACATAAAAATGGTTTGTTGTTCTATTTTATGCCTTTCTTAATATCTAATTTCTTACCAATTCCTGTCTTTTTTCCTCATCTGTTGCTTCATCTGTTAGTTGTGCAAACAAATCTGTCAGAAATTTTTCATCTTCCTGTGAAATATgggaaaaatttaattatatcagaggtaaaagtatataaaaatttcaCTATGCTGTAATATACACATAAGATACTTCTATTAATAACCGGTACTCGCAAACCTGTTctataaaagaaaggaagaaaaaccaaaCTGTTGGATAAATTGTAAGGTTCTTATCAGAAAgattattcttatattttggCAAGGCTCTTTTTCCTAAATCTATTTAAGGGCCAGAGAATATCTATTTTAGGCTCTGCAGACATTCTCCCCCTTTCCCCCACTGGGGATtatacccaggggcactttatcactgagttacatcccagtccccccccccgccccctgccaaccttttaaaattttaagacaaggtctcactatctCACTAAGTTATCCATGCTACTCAGTCTCCTAATTCACTACATCTATTCAATTCTGTTGTAGCAATGGCAACAGTCAAGACGATATGTAAATGAATGAGTACacctgtgttccaataaaattttatttacaaaacacaAAGCAAGCACGGCAAGCAGTCTGCCAATCCCTCATTTATATAGGCTCTTACTAACTAACCTTAGAAGTTAAGGTTCTACAACCTCTCAAATGGGGAGGAAGATAAAAGCTTTCTTGAGGTTTTACAGATACAGAAGgtgattcaatatttaaaaagtgaaattcagAGTTTTAAACAAACATCTATTATTTGAAGATATTCATtgcacacacaaaatattttaatatatgtttaattACTTTAGAAAAGGACTTAAGGGATACCCACACAGGATATTTATCTAGGTAAATAAGTTAGAGAAGTACAGAACTTATAAAGAACTTCAGATGTTACCCTATGTCCTTATTTTATAATTAAGACAAATATTACCTAAGCCCAATTGATTAATAGGTCAAAGAGTCTCCCTGATCGACTATCAAATTTTCCTCTGCACTGTTTTTcatcaaattagaaaaatattttaattctacatTGCTGGAAGTAGTGAATTAATACTCCAGGCCCTATATacgacacacacatacacaacttCCCACTACATTATAAGCTTCACATTCACTACTGTAGGtactcaggaaacattttcttttaacacTATACTAGTTGGTTattccttattttactttttctaaaaaaCCACAAACAGGTCATATACCTcattacagtttttttttggACCATGTTTGATACAAAATGGCACCCAATTTCAAAACACACCCCAAATAGTACAAGAATGATTAACTGTACTACAGAGGTAGTAGTCAATTTTAAGATGAGGTATGCCAGCATGTGTACACACAAGGACGGCAGGTACCTGCTTTAAATAGTACCTCTAATATGCTCTTGttccaggctcagtggtgcatgcctgtaattcctatggcttgggaggctaaggcaggaggactgcaagttcaaagccagcctcagcaacttagcaaggccctaagcaacttagagagccTCTGTCTCCAAAAAGGAGCTCGGAATATGGCTCAATGactaagtgctcctgggttcaacccctggtgtTAATTAAAAAAAGCTCTTGCTTTTGTCtaagggtgtagttcagtggcaaagagcttgcctagtatgcactgGGCCCTGTGTTTGGAAATAAGGGCCTCGAatcaagaaaaacagaacaatagAACAGTAGCATTGGCAGCCAGAATTTTGGAGAGGATACTGCACATTGTAGGGAAGCAAAGCCTTAACAACTTGAAATTATTTGCACTTAATGATTAAAACCGGTATTTTACTCATTGAAGACCAAGAAAACAGAAGTGACAGATCTCTacaacacaaaaacagaaccatATGGagccaaagagaagaaaagaacaagatTATCTGCAGAAATCAGGGGTCAAAATTgaattagagggctggggatgtggctcaagtggtagcacgcttgcctggcatgcgtgcggcctgggttcgatcctcagcaccacatacaaacaaagatgttgtgtgcgccAAGAacgaaaaaaaataaataaatatttaaaaaaaaaaattgaattagaaaATGTGGTTCTGCTAGCTAGCAAAAGCTGGTTCCTTATCATCTTAACAGGTTGTACTGCCCACattatttgtttacatgtctgtctgaaatgaaaatatgtcaaATTGGTcaatatgaaatgaaattatttctagTTCTAGGAAAACATCTGCAGCTTAAGCACCCCTAATCtgcaaatttgaaattcaaaactttttgaTGCTGACACATCAAAAAGTTTTGgactttggagcatttcagattttgaatttttggatTAGAAATTTGGATTTGGaggccttagcctccagagtagctgggatgacaggcattaAGGTCAGCTCCCCTGTAATTTCTTCAAACTAAGGGTAATATAAACCCACAGTCTcaggcatgctaagcaagcaatataccactgagctacacccccacctCCAAGCTAGACTACTTTATCATTTACCTTCCCTACCCCAAACAAGCACCTCTGATCTGAAGAGTATtattatttatcaaattttattgTAGACCATCAAAATATTCACCTTAAGATTTTAACAAAATCAAACTCACTTAggatttaaaagaatgaattaatttttGCTTAAGGCAAAAATTTAAGTGGTATTAATCAAGTAGGTACCTTTTTTTAAGTAGGAAGAAAATGATCTAACTTACCTGTAACATTCCAACAATTTCTACCTTATTGAAAAAGATAAAGGAGTGAAGTGTTGATAACATGTTTTCTTCAAAGACCGAAGGGGTAGGGAGAACCATATCCTGTATATACTGAACTCTGTATGTCTGATGAATTTTTTGTTTCAGCTCAGGATCTGATATGGGAATCACTTCTTTAAATTTGGCTGTTTTTGTTAGAAATTCCCTGTGTTTACGTGGTTGTGATAAAGCAGGATCATATTCTAAACATCCAATGACGTCCATTATACATTCCTCAGAGAACATGACCTCAAAAAGAGCAGTTCGATTCAAGAGGAAGATGCCTTTGATAATTTCATACAAGTGGTGCAGTCcttcaatattttccaaatccTCACATACATGAAAAAGCTCTAAGAGCTTCTTAATATAACCCTCATTTTCCAGTGCTAGTGCAAGTTTTTCACGGCGGAGGGGGGAAGGTAAAGATGATGCCACAAGTTCTGCAATTTCCTCAAGGCGACTTAATTCACAAGATGGCAATTCTAAACCTGGTGATGACATATCATCAAATCGTTCCTCTTCAGATTCATCTACAAGGTCCTGAGTGATGTCCACTGAAGGGTCCTTTCCTTGAACCTATGAAGAAAAATTTGTGTAGCTGACAAAACACACACCAGCAAACCTAAACAATATCCTTCAACAAATACAGAGATATTATAAGAAAACCATAacaataattttcaatttttagaatcttatttcaaacttgacacaactGCCTGCTTTTTTGAAGTTGCTGTCATGGTTTGAATATGATATATCCCTCTAACCTatcaatgcagaaatattcagagatgaaatgattagattatgagagctgtgacagAAGTGGTCAATGGTACAGAAGGAGAGTTCCCTGGAAGGAtacatctctctccttcctctgatTCCAATCCCTCCTCTGATTCCTATATGCCAGGAGgggagcagctttcttccaccgCACCCTTCcctcatgatgtgctgcctcaccttgggcccagagtctGCCAATCATGGGCTGAGaccttcctctaaattgttcttattgAGTGTTTGGGCCACAGGAATGAGAACACTAACTGAAATAGTTACACTTCTCCAAATAACACATACTTTAAAATGAACTTTCTCTTAAAGTACAATACCTGTAGGAAAAGTAACTTTCTAGGACAGGCTAAAACAACTAAGACTGTCCAAGAGTTCCCTTGTGGACCCACAATAGAGGTGGAATGCCAAAACACTTCACAATCTCCCATTTATGGATTATTTTCCAAAAGACTAGGGAGAGGTCTCAGAAACATTCTTAGGACTCTtcaatatttaagtaaaattcaAGTAAATATCAAGTATCATACAGAGTGCTGTGACCATAGtacatatatataactataacCAATAAGGAAAACAATGTCCATTGATCTTAGGAAAGGGTCAGAGAGCATAAACAAACTGGCTTTGGACCAAAGTAGGTCAATAATTTCCTACAAATGCTAGATGGTACCCCAAAGATATAACAAAAGCTCAGTAGGATACAAATATACCTACACAAAAATAAAGCCACAAATGAAGTAACCTCAATCTGTAAGTAGTAGAGCCATCCCCAAGAATATCTCCTAAAAGTTAAGGAACCAAACTGAAAAAGTTCAATTTTCTACATATTCAAACCTATACCTACTTTTCGACCCCCCAGAATCCTAAAACCTGTCATAAATCCCAACTTTGTGTTActgcaaaaattctaaatataaaaaaatataaaaagtaggcCTTATATGAAATATATGGCTAAGAGATAACTGTGGATGGATACTGGAAGGGAAGACAGCCTGAAGTATTTGTCTTAAAATATGTTGCAAGTTAAGGTCCAATATGGTCTGGATCTTAACTCTGTAGGGAACACTACTGCAAGAAGGCCAGATATATTCAAGGTTTACACCTGGCACAGTTTCAAGCTGGTACTAGTTTGGTTAAT from Ictidomys tridecemlineatus isolate mIctTri1 chromosome 5, mIctTri1.hap1, whole genome shotgun sequence includes:
- the Ppp4r3a gene encoding serine/threonine-protein phosphatase 4 regulatory subunit 3A isoform X3; its protein translation is MSSPGLELPSCELSRLEEIAELVASSLPSPLRREKLALALENEGYIKKLLELFHVCEDLENIEGLHHLYEIIKGIFLLNRTALFEVMFSEECIMDVIGCLEYDPALSQPRKHREFLTKTAKFKEVIPISDPELKQKIHQTYRVQYIQDMVLPTPSVFEENMLSTLHSFIFFNKVEIVGMLQEDEKFLTDLFAQLTDEATDEEKRQELVNFLKEFCAFSQTLQPQNRDAFFKTLSNMGILPALEVILGMDDTQVRSAATDIFSYLVEYNPSMVREFVMQEAQQNDDVSKKLTEQKITSKDILLINLIIEHMICDTDPELGGAVQLMGLLRTLVDPENMLATANKTEKTEFLGFFYKHCMHVLTAPLLANTTEDKPSKDDFQTAQLLALVLELLTFCVEHHTYHIKNYIINKDILRRVLVLMASKHAFLALCALRFKRKIIGLKDEFYNRYIMKSFLFEPVVKAFLNNGSRYNLMNSAIIEMFEFIRVEDIKSLTAHVIENYWKALEDVDYVQTFKGLKLRFEQQRERQDNPKLDSMRSILRNHRYRRDARTLEDEEEMWFNADEDDIEDGEAVVSPSDKAKNDDDIMDPISKFMERKKLKESEEKEVLLKTNLSGRQSPSFKLSLSSGTKTNLTSQSSATNLPGSPGSPGSPGSPGSPGSVPKNTSQTAAITTKGGLVGLVDYPDDDEEDEEDEDKEDTLPLSKKAKFES